One segment of Strix aluco isolate bStrAlu1 chromosome 4, bStrAlu1.hap1, whole genome shotgun sequence DNA contains the following:
- the CEP44 gene encoding centrosomal protein of 44 kDa isoform X4 produces the protein MWNSQQRVTCVSLKLFIRYLSSCSSQKRHSFEYGFIKIKHLLLRDQFQYKPILTKQQFLQFGFAERKMQIVCDIINCVVKKHKELSNLNKVKSQTRKKLRSSKCEVLSNCVNVLADPSGSALNSKQKPQVERHSGNEVSGDLHPLPLPAQGDNEEELCLDHDVVEVKYEQVIGDNSQIEFLKSQLADCQEKLHKLDWMEDKLHVLEERLKGKVIIDEKDWNNLLSRILLLETELLLQSKKRDLSTEFSNISQECTSSSIPVSPDTEKKEEMPESLHQSSGYSSLLSTDPSPKAMTINSHNLTDISKETTRQRMERISKIIEETSELLKTSSNTSEKT, from the exons ATGTGGAACTCACAGCAAAGAGTGACTTGCGTTTCGTTGAAGCTATTTATAAGGTACCTGTCTTCATGTTCTTCACAGAAGAGACACAGTTTTGAGTATGgtttcataaaaattaaacatctg CTTCTTCGAGATCAGTTTCAATATAAACCAATTTTAACAAAACAGCAGTTTCTTCAGTTTGGCTTTGcggaaagaaaaatgcagattgTTTGTGACATTATCAACTGTGTGGTGAAAAAACATAAGGAATTAAGTAACTTGAATAAG GTTAAATCCCAAACGAGGAAAAAACTCAGATCTTCTAAATGTGAAGTATTGTCAAATTGCGTTAATGTCCTTGCTGATCCTAGTGGCAGTGCTCTGAATTCCAAACAG AAGCCTCAAGTAGAACGGCACTCAGGAAATGAAGTTAGTGGTGACCTTCATCCACTGCCTCTTCCAGCACAGGGAGATAATGAAGAAGAATTGTGCCTAGATCATGATGTTGTGGAAGTTAAATATGAACAA GTCATAGGAGATAATTCTCAGATTGAGTTCCTGAAGAGTCAGCTTGCTGATTGCCAGGAAAAGCTTCATAAATTAGATTGGATGGAAGATAAACTACATGTTTTAGAAGAGAGACTGAAAGGAAAGGTGATCATAGATGAGAAGGACTGGAATAACTTGTTGAGTCGAATTTTACTTCTTGAAACAGAACTGCTGTTGCAATCCAAAAAG AGAGACTTATCTACAGAGTTCAGCAATATAAGTCAAGAATGTACTTCTAGTAGTATTCCAGTTTCTCCTG atacagagaagaaagaggagatgcCAGAGAGTCTTCATCAGTCGTCTGGATACAGTTCACTGTTATCCACAGACCCATCTCCCAAAGCCATGACCATTAATTCTCATAATCTGACAGACATTTCAAAG GAGACAACAAGACAAAGAATGGAAAGGATAAGTAAAAT aattgaaGAAACATCAGAATTGTTGAAAACATCAAGCAACACCTCTGAGAAGACCTGA
- the CEP44 gene encoding centrosomal protein of 44 kDa isoform X1: protein MTTGDLKGSLRKIEQGLRLLNYPRDVDYTVLVKGDPAAFLPIISYSFTSFSTYVAELLVKCDVELTAKSDLRFVEAIYKLLRDQFQYKPILTKQQFLQFGFAERKMQIVCDIINCVVKKHKELSNLNKVKSQTRKKLRSSKCEVLSNCVNVLADPSGSALNSKQKPQVERHSGNEVSGDLHPLPLPAQGDNEEELCLDHDVVEVKYEQVIGDNSQIEFLKSQLADCQEKLHKLDWMEDKLHVLEERLKGKVIIDEKDWNNLLSRILLLETELLLQSKKRDLSTEFSNISQECTSSSIPVSPDTEKKEEMPESLHQSSGYSSLLSTDPSPKAMTINSHNLTDISKETTRQRMERISKIIEETSELLKTSSNTSEKT from the exons ATGACAACAGGAGACCTAAAAGGAAGTTTGAGAAAAATAGAGCAAGGACTTCGCTTGTTAAATTATCCAAGAGATGTGGATTATACAGT GTTAGTAAAGGGTGATCCAGCTGCATTTTTACCTATCATCAGCTAttcttttacatctttttcaACTTACGTAGCAGAACTTTTGGTAAAGTGCGATGTGGAACTCACAGCAAAGAGTGACTTGCGTTTCGTTGAAGCTATTTATAAG CTTCTTCGAGATCAGTTTCAATATAAACCAATTTTAACAAAACAGCAGTTTCTTCAGTTTGGCTTTGcggaaagaaaaatgcagattgTTTGTGACATTATCAACTGTGTGGTGAAAAAACATAAGGAATTAAGTAACTTGAATAAG GTTAAATCCCAAACGAGGAAAAAACTCAGATCTTCTAAATGTGAAGTATTGTCAAATTGCGTTAATGTCCTTGCTGATCCTAGTGGCAGTGCTCTGAATTCCAAACAG AAGCCTCAAGTAGAACGGCACTCAGGAAATGAAGTTAGTGGTGACCTTCATCCACTGCCTCTTCCAGCACAGGGAGATAATGAAGAAGAATTGTGCCTAGATCATGATGTTGTGGAAGTTAAATATGAACAA GTCATAGGAGATAATTCTCAGATTGAGTTCCTGAAGAGTCAGCTTGCTGATTGCCAGGAAAAGCTTCATAAATTAGATTGGATGGAAGATAAACTACATGTTTTAGAAGAGAGACTGAAAGGAAAGGTGATCATAGATGAGAAGGACTGGAATAACTTGTTGAGTCGAATTTTACTTCTTGAAACAGAACTGCTGTTGCAATCCAAAAAG AGAGACTTATCTACAGAGTTCAGCAATATAAGTCAAGAATGTACTTCTAGTAGTATTCCAGTTTCTCCTG atacagagaagaaagaggagatgcCAGAGAGTCTTCATCAGTCGTCTGGATACAGTTCACTGTTATCCACAGACCCATCTCCCAAAGCCATGACCATTAATTCTCATAATCTGACAGACATTTCAAAG GAGACAACAAGACAAAGAATGGAAAGGATAAGTAAAAT aattgaaGAAACATCAGAATTGTTGAAAACATCAAGCAACACCTCTGAGAAGACCTGA
- the CEP44 gene encoding centrosomal protein of 44 kDa isoform X2 → MTTGDLKGSLRKIEQGLRLLNYPRDVDYTVLVKGDPAAFLPIISYSFTSFSTYVAELLVKCDVELTAKSDLRFVEAIYKLLRDQFQYKPILTKQQFLQFGFAERKMQIVCDIINCVVKKHKELSNLNKVKSQTRKKLRSSKCEVLSNCVNVLADPSGSALNSKQPQVERHSGNEVSGDLHPLPLPAQGDNEEELCLDHDVVEVKYEQVIGDNSQIEFLKSQLADCQEKLHKLDWMEDKLHVLEERLKGKVIIDEKDWNNLLSRILLLETELLLQSKKRDLSTEFSNISQECTSSSIPVSPDTEKKEEMPESLHQSSGYSSLLSTDPSPKAMTINSHNLTDISKETTRQRMERISKIIEETSELLKTSSNTSEKT, encoded by the exons ATGACAACAGGAGACCTAAAAGGAAGTTTGAGAAAAATAGAGCAAGGACTTCGCTTGTTAAATTATCCAAGAGATGTGGATTATACAGT GTTAGTAAAGGGTGATCCAGCTGCATTTTTACCTATCATCAGCTAttcttttacatctttttcaACTTACGTAGCAGAACTTTTGGTAAAGTGCGATGTGGAACTCACAGCAAAGAGTGACTTGCGTTTCGTTGAAGCTATTTATAAG CTTCTTCGAGATCAGTTTCAATATAAACCAATTTTAACAAAACAGCAGTTTCTTCAGTTTGGCTTTGcggaaagaaaaatgcagattgTTTGTGACATTATCAACTGTGTGGTGAAAAAACATAAGGAATTAAGTAACTTGAATAAG GTTAAATCCCAAACGAGGAAAAAACTCAGATCTTCTAAATGTGAAGTATTGTCAAATTGCGTTAATGTCCTTGCTGATCCTAGTGGCAGTGCTCTGAATTCCAAACAG CCTCAAGTAGAACGGCACTCAGGAAATGAAGTTAGTGGTGACCTTCATCCACTGCCTCTTCCAGCACAGGGAGATAATGAAGAAGAATTGTGCCTAGATCATGATGTTGTGGAAGTTAAATATGAACAA GTCATAGGAGATAATTCTCAGATTGAGTTCCTGAAGAGTCAGCTTGCTGATTGCCAGGAAAAGCTTCATAAATTAGATTGGATGGAAGATAAACTACATGTTTTAGAAGAGAGACTGAAAGGAAAGGTGATCATAGATGAGAAGGACTGGAATAACTTGTTGAGTCGAATTTTACTTCTTGAAACAGAACTGCTGTTGCAATCCAAAAAG AGAGACTTATCTACAGAGTTCAGCAATATAAGTCAAGAATGTACTTCTAGTAGTATTCCAGTTTCTCCTG atacagagaagaaagaggagatgcCAGAGAGTCTTCATCAGTCGTCTGGATACAGTTCACTGTTATCCACAGACCCATCTCCCAAAGCCATGACCATTAATTCTCATAATCTGACAGACATTTCAAAG GAGACAACAAGACAAAGAATGGAAAGGATAAGTAAAAT aattgaaGAAACATCAGAATTGTTGAAAACATCAAGCAACACCTCTGAGAAGACCTGA
- the CEP44 gene encoding centrosomal protein of 44 kDa isoform X3, whose product MWIIQLKGDPAAFLPIISYSFTSFSTYVAELLVKCDVELTAKSDLRFVEAIYKLLRDQFQYKPILTKQQFLQFGFAERKMQIVCDIINCVVKKHKELSNLNKVKSQTRKKLRSSKCEVLSNCVNVLADPSGSALNSKQKPQVERHSGNEVSGDLHPLPLPAQGDNEEELCLDHDVVEVKYEQVIGDNSQIEFLKSQLADCQEKLHKLDWMEDKLHVLEERLKGKVIIDEKDWNNLLSRILLLETELLLQSKKRDLSTEFSNISQECTSSSIPVSPDTEKKEEMPESLHQSSGYSSLLSTDPSPKAMTINSHNLTDISKETTRQRMERISKIIEETSELLKTSSNTSEKT is encoded by the exons ATGTGGATTATACAGT TAAAGGGTGATCCAGCTGCATTTTTACCTATCATCAGCTAttcttttacatctttttcaACTTACGTAGCAGAACTTTTGGTAAAGTGCGATGTGGAACTCACAGCAAAGAGTGACTTGCGTTTCGTTGAAGCTATTTATAAG CTTCTTCGAGATCAGTTTCAATATAAACCAATTTTAACAAAACAGCAGTTTCTTCAGTTTGGCTTTGcggaaagaaaaatgcagattgTTTGTGACATTATCAACTGTGTGGTGAAAAAACATAAGGAATTAAGTAACTTGAATAAG GTTAAATCCCAAACGAGGAAAAAACTCAGATCTTCTAAATGTGAAGTATTGTCAAATTGCGTTAATGTCCTTGCTGATCCTAGTGGCAGTGCTCTGAATTCCAAACAG AAGCCTCAAGTAGAACGGCACTCAGGAAATGAAGTTAGTGGTGACCTTCATCCACTGCCTCTTCCAGCACAGGGAGATAATGAAGAAGAATTGTGCCTAGATCATGATGTTGTGGAAGTTAAATATGAACAA GTCATAGGAGATAATTCTCAGATTGAGTTCCTGAAGAGTCAGCTTGCTGATTGCCAGGAAAAGCTTCATAAATTAGATTGGATGGAAGATAAACTACATGTTTTAGAAGAGAGACTGAAAGGAAAGGTGATCATAGATGAGAAGGACTGGAATAACTTGTTGAGTCGAATTTTACTTCTTGAAACAGAACTGCTGTTGCAATCCAAAAAG AGAGACTTATCTACAGAGTTCAGCAATATAAGTCAAGAATGTACTTCTAGTAGTATTCCAGTTTCTCCTG atacagagaagaaagaggagatgcCAGAGAGTCTTCATCAGTCGTCTGGATACAGTTCACTGTTATCCACAGACCCATCTCCCAAAGCCATGACCATTAATTCTCATAATCTGACAGACATTTCAAAG GAGACAACAAGACAAAGAATGGAAAGGATAAGTAAAAT aattgaaGAAACATCAGAATTGTTGAAAACATCAAGCAACACCTCTGAGAAGACCTGA